The genomic DNA GCACCATTCAAGCGGTTTAGTTCCTGAATAAAGTGCGTGCCGAGCAATACAATATCTTTTTTCCGCTGTCGCAATGGCGGAATTTCAAACGAAATGACGTTCAGACGGTAAAACAAATCCTCTCGAAACTCTCCGCTTTCCACCATTTCTTCAAGAGGACGATTGGTGGCGGCAATAATTCGGACATCCACTTGGATTTTCTCTACTCCACCTACTCGGTAAAACTCCTTATCCTGCAAAACGCGCAACATCTTTGCTTGGAGTTGAAACGACATATCTCCTACCTCATCCAAAAACAATGTACCGCCATTTGCAAGTTCAAACTTGCCTTTCTTCCCTTTTTGTTTCGCACCCGTAAAAGCCCCTTCTTCATAACCGAAAAATTCAGACTCCAATAGATGCTCTGGGATAGCAGCGCAGTTCACGATGACAAACGGACCCTCTTTTCGCGAACTACTGCTGTGAATCGCATGCGCAAAAAGCTCTTTTCCCGTTCCACTATCTCCACGTATGAGAATCGTAGAGGTACCCTTAGCCATTTTAAATGTTGAGCGTATAATTTTTTCCATCTGTTGATCCTGAGTAATAATTTGTTCGACGGTAAACCGGGTCGTTTCCTGCTGCTTGCTGGCTATTTGCTTACCCATTTCACTTTTTTCAAACCGTTTAAAGACCTCTTGCATTTCATTGAGACCACGAAACGAAATTTTTCCAATGACACCAATTAGCTCATGATCTTGATACACAGGAATGCGATGAACCGTATAACGAATCCCGTTGATTTCCATCATATCGCTAAACTCTGAAATCCCCGATGACATCACTTTAGGCAATTCCAATTGAGGAAAAATAAGTTCCACCGATTTATGCAGAACCTCTTGTTCTTCTAATGCAAATAATTCTTGCAAGGAAGGGCTAATAAATGTGATTAGCTTGAATTCATCAATCATAATCAATCCATCATAGGCATTGTTAATAACCGTCTGCATAATACTTTTCCATTTCAAGACGGTCTGTAACTCCTGAGCCATTGTTTCCACATCGGTAATATCTTGAAAAAGAATAATATGCCCAGCTTCCCCTTGGGGAGTCCGGTAGCTAGACATGCGAGCCAGTGTATGAAAATCTCCTATACGAAGGCGATAATGTTTCGTGTGCAGCATACTTTCCATCTGAATTTTCGAAATGACCGTCGTAACATCCATTCGCAAAAGCACTGACTCTTCGTACCCACTCATCGCACAAAGTTTTGGATTGCCATAAATAATCCGATCATTTTCATCTAACATCAATGCACCTAGTTCTGAAATCCCCAAGATTTCTTCCAATTGCTCTTGCAATGTTTTAGCCGCCCGAAGCAACGAAAAAATGATATCTACCTTCGTCACTTGACCCACTATCCGATTTTGCTCATCGACAATAATGGCCGTGCCAATCTTCGAGCTCGCAAGTGCCTGCTGCATATCCTCATTATCGGAAGACTGCGGGAAGGTAATCACTTCTTTTTCCATGAGCGAGCTGATGATCGTCTCCATAGATTGCCCTTCAAGTAACGCATCGTAAAGCTTCGTCCTTGTGAAAACACCGACTACTTGGCTGGATTGATTGAGAACTGGAATCGAATTTCCCTTTGCTTGCTTCATTACTTCAATAGCTTGTTGCAATGTATGTTCTGGAGATAGCGAGTGTTTGATAGGCGTAACAACATTCTTCAATTCCAGCATGATTTTCGGCCCCTTTTTGCTATTATAGTGTAGTGACGTTTTTTTAGAGAACAAGTATTCACTACTTAGTATAGCAAAACAGACCGATAAACCTTTCGAATTAACAAATTATTCTGCAAAGTAACCCTCTGATTCTACTCATAATCCCCGCCGATACATCGTCGTAATACATGCGCCTCCAAGGCCTAGATTATGCTGGAGTGCAATGGTTGCCCCTTCCACTTGGCGCTGATTCGCTTGACCACGTAATTGCCAAACGAGCTCTGTACATTGTGCTAATCCCGTCGCCCCAAGCGGATGCCCCTTCGACATTAATCCGCCCGACGGATTGACAACGTATTTCCCACCATACGAATTATCACCATCATTGATGAATTTTTCTGCCTCACCTTCCCGACAAAGTCCTAATCCTTCATAGGTAATGACTTCATTAGGCGTAAAGCAATCATGCAGTTCTACGACATCTACATCTTCAGGACCGATGCCTGCTTTTTCGTACATTTGCAAAGCTGCTCGTTGCGTCATTTCAGCTCCAATCAATGCAATTGGATGATCAAAACTAACAGCCGTATCGGTCGTCATCGCCTGCCCAATAATTTCTACCGCATTCGCTAATCCATGTTTCTTAGCAAAAGTCTCACTACAAACGACTACTGCTGCCGCTCCACAAGTGGGTGGACAGGCCATCAAACGCGTCAATGTTGGAAATAGTACAGGGGCATTTAGTACTTCCTCAACCGTCAATGGTTTATCAAACAACGAATACGGATTGTTCACAGCATGACTTCTAGATTTCACAGCCACCTTCGCAAAGATATCCGGATTGGCTCCGTACTTTTCCAAATAAGCCTTCCCACCCGCCCCAAACATCTTTAAAGCAAGCGGTGCATCTGGCAAGTCTGGTTCCATTTCCGCCAAGCGCTGCATCGCCCAGCCCATCGGAGGTGTACGGTCATCCCACACACTGCCTAACGCACCAGGCTTCATCTCTTCAAAACCGAAAGCCAACACACAATCCATATCGCCCGACTCCACCGCCTGCCGTGCCATATATAAAGCCGTCGAGCCCGAAGAACAATTATTGTTGACATTGATAATCGGAATACCTGTCATTCCTACTTGATACAGCGCGGTTTGCCCGCAAGTACTATCCCCATACACATAACTTGCATAAGCCTGTTGCACATCGTCATAATCAATTCCCGCGTCTTCCAACGCACCTTTGACCGCCTTGGCCGCCATTACTTCATACGGCTCATGCTTGCCAGGCTTTGCAAACTTCACCATGCTAACACCTAGCACTTTGGCTTTTCCGCTCACACCATTTCCCTCCTACTGTTCGTTTTTTCTTCCTACACTACTTATTGCAATATACATGCCAACATAAAATCAACTTATCAAAACGCATGAAAAAAAGGTAGACACTCCTATTCATAGTGTCTACCTTCGGGAAATTATGCCTTGCTATTTATTTTTCGACTTGCTCAATCGTCATTACAAGTTCAAATGCTTAGATTGACTAAAACATGCTAATCGTCCGAAACCCCTACACTAAAAAATCAATATGTATGAATTACAGACAACCTAAACACTCGCTGTCAATCTTCAAGTGTCAGATAAGAATACAAACGTGAGAGTACCTCAGCCCGTAGCTTTACCTGCTCCGGATACTGATAAAAAAACAAGATTTTCTGCTCCCATATCTCGTCCCCAGCTGGTCGTGGCGCTAATATAAAATACGTCCACACTTCAGCAATATCCTCATCCGGACTTGTTACTGCGTAATCCGTCACAAATTGATCTTCATAGTCCTCATAAAAGGCTTCCGCCTCTTCTTCATTCGTCGCAATGTCTCGGGCATCCCATTCTTCGATTAAGTCTTCCCAATATTGCACATAAAACTGGTGGAGATAGGAAGTTTCTTTCGTACAGCCCATTCCGTCAACTTGAAAATAAGGACAAGTGGCCGCTGCAGTTTGATGGATTGGATCTTCTGCATCTGCAAATAGCACCTCTTCATCCATATCCATTTGACTCTGCTGCAATGTCAGCAAATGCGCATATTCATGCAACAAAGTCGTTTTAAGAATATACGATTCCTCTGCATCCACGACATCTACACCAAGTATCCAATTCGCCACATTCTTCGTATCTGGCTCCACCTGCGCAAGCATTTCCTCATCGCCATCAGTAAATATCGTAAAGCCTGACACCATCTCACGCTCTTTCTTTGGAATCAAATAACGAAATGCATCCCATACAGCCATATGCGTCACAATCGCATCACGATAAGGTTCCAGCTGCTCATCTACAACAACAAACTGCGGCTGCGTCAAATCGTCTCCCTCTACTTGATACCTCGCCAATACTTGCTCATCGAACGTATCTCCATCTCCGTCAAATGCATAATCTGTCAGCAAATCCCCAAACCACTCGTAGATTTCTTCCGCCAGTTCATCTCCCAACAGAGCGCAGTCATCCACAGTTTCGCACGTTTCGGGCGGATAGCAAATCTTTTCTAACGGATCGTATATGTCAAAAGGTGCACAAACAGCGGCATACGTCTCTCGATCTTGCCGCAACTTCTCAAACTGAGACAATAATACTTTTTGTGCTTCATCCTCGACATATTGCTCAATTTCCTCTAGCTCCCCCTCCCCCAAAGAGGTACAGCCAATACTGAAAAACAATATGCATATCGGCAATAACAGTCGAAGAGATCTTCTCATCAGCGCTCACCTACCTTTTAGCTCTAGTATAGGGGCTACTCGTGATCTGGCATACTGCGAATATCCGCCCCTCTCTATTAATACAATGCTAGTACAAACCAATTGGAAGGATGGCGAATTGAAGCGAATCGTTGGCATTTATGGAGCAACCCTTGTCGTTGGAATTCTTCTTGGAATACTCGTTACGACGCTCATGCAGTGAAAGAACAATTTCTAGACAAAAAACCAGTCATCCAAATGACTGGTTTTTAGACTTGAATCTTCTATAATTTTATTTACACTGCCGTAAAAATGCGATCAAATCTTGATGATTTTCCGGCGTGACGCCATGACCATCATTGTACAGCTTAAAGTCCACCTTTGCGCCTAGCGATTCAAAGTACGCCTTACTGTCCTTCCCATATTGCGGCGGAATCACATAATCATATTCACCATGCGAAATAAACATAGTCAAATGATCGACCGGCTGTTTCTGATAATCCGTCTTTACAAAGTCCGGCACATAGCCGCTCAACGCCACAACTCCACGTATTGCGCTCCCCATCGTTAACGCTAAAGCCTGCGCTAACACCGCTCCTTGGCTAAAGCCCAGCACATAAATCTGTTCTTCATCCAACTCAAACTCCACAATCGCCTCGCGAATAAAGGATTGAATATACACGAGCACTTTATCAAAGACTGTCCGAACGGGCTTGCCTTCTTCTTCATTCGTAAAGAAAGCGTAGCCCGGCTCAAATACAATCGGACCTCGTAAACTAAAAATATGATGGCTGTCTTTAAAATCTTGGACAAGCTGTGGCAGATCCTCTTCATGACTCCCCATGCCGTGCAACAAGAAAATAGCAGGTTGTTTTCCAACCGTAGCTGCTGGCGCTGTATGCGTAAATGTAAATGGTGACTTCATCCAAAACGCTTCCTTTCAAATCAAAGTACATCTAGTTTAGCATAATGGCTATAGATGGGCATTCAACAGAAAAAGACCGGGCTTTTCCCCCGGTCCATACTCATTAAAACATTTTCGTCGTCCAATTTTCACCGTTCCACATATCCGTCACAACACCTTCATAAAAATCAGGCTCATGAGAAATGAGCAAAATGCTGCCCTTATAGTCCTTTAATGCGCGTTTCAATTCCTCTTTCGCATCATAATCGAGGTGATTTGTCGGCTCATCCAAGACAAGCAAATTCGTTTCGCTGTTGATTAATTTACATAAACGTACTTTGGCTTTTTCTCCACCACTCAATACTTTGACCTTGCTTTCAATATGCTTCGTTGTCAAACCACATCGCGCCAAAGCCGCACGTACTTCATATTGTGTGAAGTGTGGGAAGGTTTCCCATACTTCTTCCAAGCATGTATTGTTATTATCCGACTTCGTTTCCTGTTCAAAATAGCCAATTTCCAAATGGTCGCCAAGCTCAACAGAACCCGCAAGTGCTGGAATTTCACCAAGAATACTTTTCAATAACGTTGTTTTTCCGATGCCATTCGCACCCGACAAAGCGATTTTTTGTCCACGTTCCATCGTCAAATCCAGCTCTTTTGACAACGGTTCATCATAACCAATGACAAGCCCTTTCGTTTCAAACAAAAATCTTCCTGGCGTCCGTGCTTGTTTAAAATCGAATTGCGGCTTCGGCTTCTCCGCATCCAATTCAATAATATCCATCTTATCGAGCTTCTTCTGACGCGACTGTGCCATTCGGCTCGTCGCCGCATTCGCTTTATTACGCGCTACAAAGTCTTTCAAATTGGCGATTTCCTTTTGTTGCTTCTTGAACGCCGCCTCGACCTGTTGCTTTTTCATCTCATGCACACGTAAAAACTCATCGTAATCTCCTGCATAGCGTGTAATTTGCTGGTTCTCCATATGATAAATCAACTGAATCACACTATTTAAAAATGGAATGTCGTGAGATATTAAAATAAACGCATTCTCGTAGTT from Sporosarcina sp. FSL K6-1522 includes the following:
- a CDS encoding sigma 54-interacting transcriptional regulator is translated as MLELKNVVTPIKHSLSPEHTLQQAIEVMKQAKGNSIPVLNQSSQVVGVFTRTKLYDALLEGQSMETIISSLMEKEVITFPQSSDNEDMQQALASSKIGTAIIVDEQNRIVGQVTKVDIIFSLLRAAKTLQEQLEEILGISELGALMLDENDRIIYGNPKLCAMSGYEESVLLRMDVTTVISKIQMESMLHTKHYRLRIGDFHTLARMSSYRTPQGEAGHIILFQDITDVETMAQELQTVLKWKSIMQTVINNAYDGLIMIDEFKLITFISPSLQELFALEEQEVLHKSVELIFPQLELPKVMSSGISEFSDMMEINGIRYTVHRIPVYQDHELIGVIGKISFRGLNEMQEVFKRFEKSEMGKQIASKQQETTRFTVEQIITQDQQMEKIIRSTFKMAKGTSTILIRGDSGTGKELFAHAIHSSSSRKEGPFVIVNCAAIPEHLLESEFFGYEEGAFTGAKQKGKKGKFELANGGTLFLDEVGDMSFQLQAKMLRVLQDKEFYRVGGVEKIQVDVRIIAATNRPLEEMVESGEFREDLFYRLNVISFEIPPLRQRKKDIVLLGTHFIQELNRLNGASVTGISPVAEQVLMDYDWPGNVRELRNVLERATIFAEYGKIELEDLPQYIVNKVGLRLIENVDQASTRSRMEIAEERAIVEVLKETAGNKSKAAALLGISRSVLYDKIKKYQIGIS
- a CDS encoding lipid-transfer protein, producing MSGKAKVLGVSMVKFAKPGKHEPYEVMAAKAVKGALEDAGIDYDDVQQAYASYVYGDSTCGQTALYQVGMTGIPIINVNNNCSSGSTALYMARQAVESGDMDCVLAFGFEEMKPGALGSVWDDRTPPMGWAMQRLAEMEPDLPDAPLALKMFGAGGKAYLEKYGANPDIFAKVAVKSRSHAVNNPYSLFDKPLTVEEVLNAPVLFPTLTRLMACPPTCGAAAVVVCSETFAKKHGLANAVEIIGQAMTTDTAVSFDHPIALIGAEMTQRAALQMYEKAGIGPEDVDVVELHDCFTPNEVITYEGLGLCREGEAEKFINDGDNSYGGKYVVNPSGGLMSKGHPLGATGLAQCTELVWQLRGQANQRQVEGATIALQHNLGLGGACITTMYRRGL
- a CDS encoding dienelactone hydrolase family protein, which codes for MKSPFTFTHTAPAATVGKQPAIFLLHGMGSHEEDLPQLVQDFKDSHHIFSLRGPIVFEPGYAFFTNEEEGKPVRTVFDKVLVYIQSFIREAIVEFELDEEQIYVLGFSQGAVLAQALALTMGSAIRGVVALSGYVPDFVKTDYQKQPVDHLTMFISHGEYDYVIPPQYGKDSKAYFESLGAKVDFKLYNDGHGVTPENHQDLIAFLRQCK
- the abc-f gene encoding ABC-F type ribosomal protection protein, whose product is MSLLTVTNLSHGFGDRAIFEDVSFRLLQGEHIGLVGANGEGKSTFMNIITRKLEPDAGTVSWSKRVRVGYLDQHVVLKQGLSIRDVLRTAFQYLYDQEAEMNALFAKMAEVDADELEKLLEMTGQMQEELTHNDFYIIDSKVEEVANGLGLDEFGLDRDVHDLSGGQRTKVLLAKLLLEKPDILLLDEPTNYLDVEHIEWLRTYLQNYENAFILISHDIPFLNSVIQLIYHMENQQITRYAGDYDEFLRVHEMKKQQVEAAFKKQQKEIANLKDFVARNKANAATSRMAQSRQKKLDKMDIIELDAEKPKPQFDFKQARTPGRFLFETKGLVIGYDEPLSKELDLTMERGQKIALSGANGIGKTTLLKSILGEIPALAGSVELGDHLEIGYFEQETKSDNNNTCLEEVWETFPHFTQYEVRAALARCGLTTKHIESKVKVLSGGEKAKVRLCKLINSETNLLVLDEPTNHLDYDAKEELKRALKDYKGSILLISHEPDFYEGVVTDMWNGENWTTKMF